The Posidoniimonas polymericola genome includes a window with the following:
- the rbsK gene encoding ribokinase gives MANILVVGSINMDVVTPITRMPAAGETLHAGDVDYLPGGKGANAAVAAARLGGEVRLVGCVGDDPFGSNLQDHLRRERIDVSRVRVAPTKTGIAVILLEKDSGQNSILVSPGANALVQAPQDDAWYAWGEVLMLQLECPLSTAVRAAQLARRNGVLVILDPAPACPLLPPELLGEVDVLLPNETELATLARMPAGSLDEITAAAKSLQVSTGVPTIIVTLGPRGALIASDAGQFLAPPAPVVAVDTTAAGDTFAGALAVALAEGLPIYDAVAFATNAGALACTAVGAQSAMPTRAAVLDRLEQLPRREID, from the coding sequence ATGGCGAACATTTTAGTGGTCGGCAGCATCAACATGGACGTCGTCACGCCGATCACGCGTATGCCTGCGGCAGGCGAGACCCTGCATGCTGGCGATGTGGACTACCTGCCTGGCGGAAAGGGCGCCAACGCCGCGGTCGCCGCGGCCCGGCTGGGGGGCGAAGTCCGATTGGTCGGGTGCGTGGGTGACGACCCCTTCGGCAGCAACCTGCAGGACCATCTGCGCCGAGAGCGGATCGACGTCAGCCGGGTGCGTGTCGCGCCAACCAAGACGGGAATCGCGGTCATCCTCCTCGAAAAGGACAGCGGGCAGAACAGCATCCTGGTCAGCCCTGGCGCCAATGCCCTCGTCCAGGCCCCCCAAGACGACGCGTGGTACGCGTGGGGGGAGGTCTTAATGCTGCAGCTCGAGTGCCCGCTTTCAACCGCCGTCCGCGCGGCGCAACTGGCGCGACGAAACGGCGTGCTCGTGATCCTGGACCCGGCGCCCGCGTGCCCCCTGCTGCCGCCTGAGCTGCTGGGCGAGGTCGACGTGCTGCTCCCCAACGAGACCGAGCTCGCCACGCTCGCCCGGATGCCGGCCGGCTCTCTGGACGAGATCACGGCCGCGGCCAAGAGCCTCCAAGTCAGCACCGGCGTGCCGACGATCATCGTCACGCTGGGCCCACGCGGCGCCCTGATCGCATCCGACGCGGGGCAGTTCCTCGCGCCGCCGGCCCCGGTAGTGGCCGTCGACACCACGGCCGCCGGCGACACCTTCGCCGGCGCCCTGGCGGTAGCGCTCGCCGAGGGCCTACCGATCTACGACGCGGTGGCGTTCGCGACTAATGCCGGCGCGCTCGCCTGCACCGCGGTCGGCGCCCAGTCGGCCATGCCGACCCGCGCCGCTGTGCTCGATCGACTCGAGCAGCTCCCCCGTAGAGAAATCGATTAG
- a CDS encoding glucuronyl esterase domain-containing protein: MALTGVSRLGKTVLWAGANDQRIAAVIASCSGEGGAALSRRNYGETIAHLASPKRYEYQFAANYGEWAANPDAAPVDAHQLIALMAPRPLLLQTGTEDKWSDPKGEFLAAKAATPVYKLLGESGIEAEHLPKAGRLIGGALGYYMHDGGHGMTTDDWGVYLEFLKRHL, translated from the coding sequence GTGGCACTGACCGGCGTGTCGCGGCTGGGCAAGACCGTGCTGTGGGCCGGCGCCAACGATCAGCGGATCGCGGCGGTGATCGCGAGCTGCTCCGGCGAGGGCGGGGCAGCCCTCAGCCGCCGCAACTACGGCGAGACCATCGCCCACCTGGCGTCCCCCAAGCGGTACGAGTACCAGTTCGCCGCCAACTACGGCGAGTGGGCCGCCAACCCGGACGCCGCGCCGGTCGACGCCCACCAGCTGATCGCCCTGATGGCGCCGCGTCCGCTGCTGCTGCAGACGGGTACGGAGGACAAGTGGTCTGACCCGAAGGGCGAGTTCCTAGCCGCGAAAGCCGCCACGCCCGTCTACAAACTGCTCGGCGAGTCGGGCATTGAGGCCGAGCACCTTCCAAAAGCCGGGCGGTTGATCGGCGGCGCCCTTGGCTATTACATGCACGACGGTGGGCACGGGATGACTACGGACGACTGGGGGGTGTACCTCGAGTTTCTCAAGCGGCATCTCTAA